Proteins from a genomic interval of bacterium:
- a CDS encoding dienelactone hydrolase family protein, with product MSEIRVPAAGVLLDGDLTVPAEALGVVLFAHGSGSSRFSPRNRRVAAALQDLGIGTLLIDLLTRDEEAEDERTAELRFDIGLLARRLSGIVEWLAARPEAPPGSIGVFGASTGAAAAAIAAAAHPAIVGAVVSRGGRIDLSGPAVLERLRAPTLLIVGARDEPVLRLNEAALGRLAGVRALAIVPGASHLFEEPGTLDEVVRLAGMWFGRYLGAGD from the coding sequence ATGAGCGAGATCCGCGTCCCGGCTGCCGGCGTGCTGCTCGACGGCGACCTTACTGTTCCCGCGGAGGCGCTCGGCGTGGTGCTGTTCGCGCACGGCAGCGGCAGCAGCCGCTTTAGTCCCCGCAACCGCCGCGTGGCCGCCGCGCTCCAAGACCTCGGCATCGGCACGCTGTTGATCGATCTGCTCACGCGCGACGAGGAAGCCGAGGACGAGCGGACGGCCGAGTTGCGCTTCGACATCGGATTGCTGGCCCGGCGTCTCAGCGGCATCGTAGAGTGGCTGGCCGCGCGGCCGGAGGCGCCGCCGGGGTCGATCGGCGTGTTCGGGGCGAGCACGGGCGCCGCGGCGGCTGCGATCGCCGCCGCCGCGCATCCCGCGATCGTCGGCGCGGTCGTATCCCGGGGCGGACGGATAGACCTCTCCGGGCCCGCGGTGCTGGAGCGTCTCCGCGCGCCGACGCTGCTGATCGTCGGTGCGCGGGACGAGCCGGTGCTGCGCCTCAACGAAGCGGCGCTGGGGCGCCTCGCGGGCGTGCGCGCGCTGGCCATTGTGCCCGGCGCCTCGCACCTCTTCGAAGAGCCGGGAACGCTCGACGAAGTAGTGCGCCTCGCGGGGATGTGGTTCGGCCGGTACCTCGGCGCCGGGGATTGA